One region of Oxalobacteraceae bacterium OTU3CAMAD1 genomic DNA includes:
- a CDS encoding 16S rRNA (uracil(1498)-N(3))-methyltransferase, translating to MPRFHISQPLAVGQLVALPDTVAHHIQVLRLAQGELITLFNGEGGEYSATLTQIERRSATVEIKAHHARDVELPFAITLAQALPEGTKMDWIIEKAIELGVSGFQPLAAQRCVVRLSAERAEKKMGHWRGIIESASEQSGRNRLAQLAPLQDYKQWITQQDMHRRIILTPRAQQSLPDWARHQGPQAVTLVIGPEGGLSEQEEEMALRHGALPLAMGPRILRTETAALAAVGALSAIWGGM from the coding sequence ATGCCCCGCTTTCACATTTCCCAGCCGCTGGCCGTCGGCCAGCTTGTCGCCCTGCCCGACACCGTGGCCCATCACATCCAGGTGCTGCGGCTGGCCCAGGGCGAGCTGATCACGCTGTTCAACGGCGAAGGGGGCGAGTACAGTGCGACCCTGACCCAGATCGAGCGCCGCAGCGCCACCGTCGAGATCAAGGCCCACCATGCGCGCGACGTCGAACTGCCGTTCGCCATCACGCTGGCGCAGGCGCTGCCGGAGGGGACCAAGATGGACTGGATCATCGAAAAGGCCATCGAGCTGGGTGTGTCGGGCTTCCAGCCGCTGGCGGCGCAGCGCTGCGTGGTGCGGCTGTCGGCCGAGCGCGCGGAGAAAAAGATGGGGCACTGGCGCGGCATCATCGAATCGGCGTCCGAGCAGAGCGGCCGCAACCGCCTGGCCCAGCTGGCGCCGCTACAGGACTACAAGCAATGGATCACCCAGCAGGACATGCACCGCCGCATCATCCTGACGCCGCGCGCGCAGCAGTCGCTGCCGGACTGGGCGCGCCACCAGGGACCGCAGGCGGTCACCCTGGTGATCGGCCCCGAGGGCGGCCTGAGCGAGCAGGAGGAGGAGATGGCGCTGCGCCACGGCGCGCTGCCGCTGGCGATGGGCCCGCGCATCCTGCGCACCGAGACGGCGGCGCTGGCGGCCGTCGGCGCGCTGAGCGCGATCTGGGGCGGGATGTAG
- a CDS encoding aspartyl/asparaginyl beta-hydroxylase domain-containing protein: MAEPEIAILEAAAIQATKAGKEEDAARLWARLLELAPAHPLALSSLGKRAFRYGDHATARLAFERLVRADQDDPQSWINLALACQAQKDEAAEETAIHNALVADPSNMVALILRANLLERQGDTHKSASVYGAVAQVAPPLAQLEPGMRTAVEHALQYVDTYQAGFGRFLDNFLDQQYRQHAGEDLRRFRESIDIMVGRKRRYDSQSMTYHYPGLLPQPFLPRGDFPWLDAIEAGTDAIREEFLQVLGAEQDFVPYLTYPDDVPHQQFAELNNSPRWSAYHLLRDGAPVAGNMEKCPRTMALLGGAPQPDQPGRTPTAMFSLLKPKTRIPAHVGVSNARLVTHLPLIVPPGCGFRVANETRQWVPGRAWVFDDTIEHEAWNDSDQLRVVLIFDIWHPHLSAAERELITALARGIADFRQQQGGFDL; encoded by the coding sequence ATGGCCGAACCCGAAATCGCGATCCTGGAGGCCGCCGCCATCCAGGCCACCAAAGCCGGCAAGGAAGAGGACGCGGCCCGCTTGTGGGCGCGCCTGCTGGAGCTGGCGCCGGCCCATCCGCTGGCCTTGTCGTCGCTGGGCAAGCGCGCCTTCCGCTACGGCGACCACGCGACCGCGCGCCTCGCCTTCGAGCGGCTGGTGCGCGCCGACCAGGACGATCCGCAAAGCTGGATCAACCTGGCGCTGGCCTGCCAGGCGCAAAAGGACGAAGCGGCCGAGGAAACCGCGATCCACAACGCGCTGGTGGCCGATCCGTCGAACATGGTGGCGCTGATCCTGCGCGCCAACCTGCTCGAGCGCCAGGGCGACACCCACAAGTCGGCCTCGGTGTACGGCGCGGTGGCGCAGGTGGCGCCGCCGCTGGCGCAGCTCGAACCGGGCATGCGCACCGCCGTCGAGCACGCCCTCCAGTATGTCGACACCTACCAGGCCGGCTTCGGCCGCTTCCTCGACAACTTCCTCGACCAGCAATATCGGCAACACGCCGGCGAGGACCTGCGCCGCTTCCGCGAGTCGATCGACATCATGGTCGGTCGCAAGCGCCGCTACGATTCGCAGTCGATGACGTACCACTACCCCGGCCTGCTGCCGCAACCGTTCCTGCCGCGCGGCGACTTCCCGTGGCTCGACGCGATCGAGGCCGGCACCGACGCCATCCGCGAAGAATTCCTGCAAGTGCTGGGGGCCGAGCAAGACTTCGTGCCCTACCTGACATACCCGGACGACGTGCCGCACCAGCAGTTCGCCGAGCTGAACAACTCGCCGCGCTGGAGCGCCTACCACCTGCTGCGCGACGGCGCGCCGGTGGCCGGCAACATGGAAAAGTGTCCGCGCACGATGGCGCTGCTGGGCGGGGCGCCGCAGCCGGACCAGCCGGGCCGCACGCCGACCGCCATGTTCTCGCTGCTCAAGCCGAAAACGCGCATTCCGGCCCACGTCGGCGTCAGCAACGCGCGCCTGGTGACGCATTTGCCGCTGATCGTGCCGCCCGGCTGCGGCTTCCGCGTGGCCAACGAGACGCGCCAGTGGGTGCCGGGCCGGGCCTGGGTGTTCGACGACACCATCGAGCACGAGGCGTGGAACGACAGCGACCAGTTGCGCGTGGTGCTGATCTTCGACATCTGGCATCCGCACCTGTCGGCGGCCGAGCGCGAGCTGATCACCGCGCTGGCACGCGGCATCGCCGACTTCCGCCAACAGCAAGGCGGCTTCGACCTCTGA
- a CDS encoding flavodoxin family protein, producing the protein MSKIVIVYHSGYGHTKRVAEYVSEGAGGELLAIDAEGNLPDGAWETLAAADAIIFGTPTYMGGPSWQFKKFADASSKVWFGSGWKDKVFGGFTNSASFSGDKQNTLVYLNTLASQHGGIWVSLGMLPSNTKAAQRTDLNNIGGSVGAMAQSPSDAGVDEIPQGDLDTAKAYGARVAAIAARLK; encoded by the coding sequence ATGAGCAAAATCGTCATCGTCTATCACTCCGGTTATGGACATACCAAACGTGTCGCCGAGTACGTCAGTGAGGGAGCCGGTGGTGAATTGCTGGCCATCGACGCCGAGGGCAACCTGCCCGACGGCGCCTGGGAGACACTGGCCGCGGCCGACGCCATCATCTTCGGCACGCCGACCTATATGGGCGGCCCGAGCTGGCAGTTCAAGAAATTCGCCGACGCCAGCTCCAAGGTCTGGTTCGGCAGCGGCTGGAAAGACAAGGTCTTCGGCGGCTTCACCAACAGCGCCAGCTTTAGCGGCGACAAGCAAAACACCCTGGTCTATCTGAACACGCTGGCCTCGCAGCACGGCGGCATCTGGGTCAGCCTGGGCATGCTGCCATCGAACACCAAGGCGGCACAGCGCACCGACTTGAACAACATCGGCGGCTCGGTCGGCGCCATGGCGCAGTCGCCGTCGGACGCCGGTGTCGATGAAATCCCGCAAGGCGACCTCGACACCGCCAAGGCCTACGGCGCGCGCGTCGCCGCCATCGCCGCGCGCCTGAAGTAA